In Dyadobacter sp. NIV53, a single window of DNA contains:
- the cysS gene encoding cysteine--tRNA ligase, translating to MAEATYQPLKIFNTLTRNKDLFVPLAAPYVGMYVCGPTVYNNVHLGNIRTFLSFDILFRYLTHIGYKVRYVRNITDVGHLVGDGEVGEDKIGKMAKLQKLEPMEIVQRYTNDFHDVCAIFRLLPPSIEPTATGHLIEQIEAVQTLIDKGMAYESNGSVYFDISKYQAAGNDYGKLSGRIIEDLLNETRDLDGQAEKLNPLDFALWKKASPEHIMQWDSPWSRGFPGWHLECTCMSAKYLGKQFDIHGGGMDLKFPHHECEIAQGTALTNVEPVRYWMHTNMLTVNGQKMSKSLNNSFLPAELFSGNHELLDQAYSPMTVRFFMLQSQYRSTLDFSNDALKAAHKGYKKLANAIRIVKRLTYSENPEIEQDEKKKSEIEKSIQGFYDAMNDDLNTAVAFANLFNLVKYVNMLNLGQLDPGVLGEEVFNELKQKFVVFFEDVLGLEEELSEGNAVLDGMLNLYREYKMVRNYEKVDEIRSYFKKQGLAIHDTKLRIDWAYEE from the coding sequence ATGGCCGAAGCAACTTACCAGCCGCTCAAGATTTTTAATACACTTACACGAAATAAGGATTTATTCGTCCCACTTGCAGCACCATACGTAGGCATGTATGTCTGTGGCCCAACGGTTTACAACAATGTCCATTTAGGAAATATCCGTACTTTTCTTTCATTTGATATTCTGTTCCGATATCTCACACATATCGGCTACAAAGTTCGTTACGTCCGTAATATTACGGATGTAGGCCATCTTGTGGGTGATGGCGAAGTTGGAGAAGACAAAATCGGTAAAATGGCCAAACTTCAAAAACTGGAACCGATGGAAATTGTTCAGCGGTATACCAATGACTTTCATGATGTTTGCGCTATTTTCAGGTTATTACCTCCAAGTATCGAACCTACTGCAACCGGGCACCTGATCGAACAAATTGAAGCCGTTCAGACTTTAATCGACAAAGGAATGGCCTATGAATCAAATGGTTCCGTTTATTTCGATATCAGCAAATACCAGGCAGCAGGAAATGATTACGGAAAACTTTCAGGCCGGATTATAGAAGATCTGCTGAATGAAACGCGTGATCTGGACGGACAGGCGGAAAAACTGAATCCGCTTGATTTTGCACTTTGGAAAAAAGCCAGTCCCGAACATATTATGCAATGGGACTCGCCATGGAGCCGTGGATTTCCGGGATGGCACCTGGAATGTACCTGCATGAGCGCGAAGTATTTAGGCAAACAATTTGATATTCACGGCGGTGGAATGGATTTGAAATTCCCTCATCATGAATGTGAAATCGCGCAGGGTACAGCCCTTACCAATGTGGAGCCGGTAAGATACTGGATGCACACCAATATGCTGACAGTCAATGGACAAAAAATGTCTAAGTCGTTGAACAATTCGTTTTTGCCTGCTGAATTATTTTCAGGAAACCACGAATTGCTGGATCAGGCATATAGTCCGATGACAGTACGATTTTTCATGCTGCAAAGCCAATATCGCAGTACGCTCGATTTTTCTAACGATGCACTTAAAGCAGCTCATAAAGGATATAAAAAACTGGCTAATGCAATCCGGATTGTAAAACGGCTGACTTATTCTGAAAATCCAGAAATTGAACAGGATGAAAAGAAGAAATCTGAGATCGAAAAATCAATTCAGGGTTTTTACGATGCCATGAATGATGACCTTAATACCGCAGTTGCGTTTGCAAATCTTTTTAATCTGGTAAAATACGTCAATATGCTCAATCTCGGACAACTTGATCCGGGTGTTTTGGGAGAAGAAGTATTCAACGAACTGAAACAAAAATTCGTTGTTTTCTTTGAGGATGTATTAGGCCTGGAAGAGGAACTAAGTGAAGGAAATGCAGTTCTGGATGGTATGCTTAATTTGTACCGTGAATATAAAATGGTACGGAATTACGAAAAAGTCGATGAAATCCGTTCTTATTTCAAAAAACAAGGCCTTGCAATCCACGATACCAAGCTCCGGATTGACTGGGCCTATGAGGAATAA
- a CDS encoding DUF5618 family protein: MKRKKKKTRKSVEWYQKELSGLNTKITSDFAAAYQILHLDMGYEGTNSSEIAKFGMGKAEKIIGWVENRLTNHTK; encoded by the coding sequence ATTAAAAGAAAAAAGAAGAAAACCAGAAAAAGTGTTGAATGGTATCAAAAGGAATTATCCGGGCTTAATACAAAAATTACTTCCGATTTTGCTGCTGCATACCAGATTTTACATTTAGATATGGGATATGAAGGCACAAATAGTTCTGAAATAGCAAAATTTGGAATGGGAAAAGCTGAAAAAATAATTGGCTGGGTTGAAAACAGACTTACAAATCATACAAAATGA
- a CDS encoding acyl carrier protein has translation MSAIAERVKQIIVEKLGVEESEVTPEANFQNDLGADSLDTVELIMEFEKEFNLSIPDDQAENIGTVGQAVAYLEENVK, from the coding sequence ATGTCAGCAATTGCAGAAAGAGTTAAGCAAATTATCGTCGAAAAACTCGGCGTAGAAGAGTCGGAGGTTACGCCAGAAGCAAACTTCCAGAACGACTTGGGAGCAGACTCTCTAGATACCGTTGAATTGATTATGGAATTTGAAAAAGAATTTAATCTTTCTATTCCGGACGATCAGGCAGAAAACATTGGTACTGTTGGTCAGGCTGTTGCATATCTGGAAGAAAACGTGAAGTAA
- the rnc gene encoding ribonuclease III, with product MAKRILIPILSLFRSGSAEDKKFKESIAHVIGDRPSNLGVYQLAFRHTSASRETAIKGFRESNERLEYLGDAVLGMVVAEFLFTKYPYKDEGFLTEIRSRIVNRESLNQISRKLGLDNLIEYDGNRRGMSPRSSMYGDALEAFVGAIYLDKGFRFTRTFIISKLITHYDLDSIIQNNANFKSLIIEWAQREGKEIRFEILEERGTRHHREFISQILVNDEPFATGNGFTKKKAEQSASEQACLLLELK from the coding sequence TTGGCAAAGCGAATTCTTATACCGATACTCTCTCTTTTCAGATCCGGAAGTGCTGAGGATAAAAAATTTAAGGAATCGATAGCGCATGTGATTGGCGACCGTCCTTCAAACCTTGGTGTATACCAGTTAGCATTTCGTCATACTTCTGCCTCCCGGGAAACCGCCATCAAAGGATTTCGTGAGTCAAACGAAAGACTGGAATATTTGGGAGATGCGGTATTGGGAATGGTAGTGGCTGAATTTCTTTTTACAAAATATCCTTACAAAGACGAAGGTTTTTTGACAGAGATCCGGTCGCGAATAGTAAACCGTGAATCGCTTAACCAGATTTCACGCAAGCTCGGGCTGGATAATCTGATTGAATATGATGGCAACCGGCGTGGTATGTCACCCCGTTCATCTATGTATGGGGATGCGCTGGAAGCATTTGTAGGAGCTATTTATCTCGACAAAGGTTTCCGTTTTACGCGTACTTTTATAATCAGCAAACTTATTACGCATTACGACCTGGATAGTATTATCCAGAACAATGCAAACTTCAAAAGCCTTATTATCGAATGGGCACAAAGAGAGGGTAAAGAAATCCGCTTCGAAATTCTTGAAGAACGTGGAACCCGCCATCACAGAGAATTTATTTCCCAGATTTTAGTTAACGATGAGCCTTTTGCAACCGGAAATGGTTTTACCAAGAAAAAAGCTGAGCAATCTGCTTCCGAGCAGGCTTGTTTATTGCTGGAATTGAAATAA
- a CDS encoding phosphatase PAP2 family protein, with the protein MMVMVYVTAKKRISGVLKKTSCFTFNFSSNLFFLFILCSVQFTFCTESFAQEQDSTLWVVKPADAIAPVSLALAGLITRGNISRRLQHSVERNYPDFNTTADDYLPFLPAAVSLGLASSGVKGKHKLGDQIILALISNVISQCVTQGLKRVIHYPRPQGERDYAFPSGHSTAAFTNATLLHEEYGERSVYYSIGGYTTASAVGAMRVLNNKHWLADVLMGAGIGIGATKVLYISYPWMQQTVRRMKHK; encoded by the coding sequence ATGATGGTAATGGTTTACGTTACGGCTAAAAAAAGAATAAGCGGAGTTTTAAAAAAAACATCCTGCTTTACATTTAATTTCAGTAGTAATTTATTTTTCTTATTCATACTATGCTCAGTTCAGTTCACATTTTGTACTGAATCTTTTGCCCAGGAGCAAGATTCCACACTTTGGGTCGTAAAGCCTGCGGATGCAATTGCCCCGGTTTCACTGGCTCTGGCCGGGCTTATTACACGTGGTAACATAAGCCGTCGTTTGCAGCACAGCGTTGAAAGAAATTATCCTGATTTTAATACGACCGCAGATGATTATCTGCCATTTTTACCTGCTGCTGTCAGTCTGGGCCTTGCATCCTCAGGCGTAAAAGGAAAACACAAACTGGGGGATCAGATCATACTGGCCCTTATATCAAATGTTATTTCTCAATGCGTAACACAAGGTTTGAAACGGGTTATCCATTATCCCCGTCCACAGGGAGAACGTGATTATGCGTTTCCTTCCGGCCACTCTACTGCTGCTTTTACAAACGCAACTTTACTGCACGAAGAATATGGAGAAAGAAGTGTTTATTATAGCATTGGCGGCTACACAACAGCCAGCGCAGTAGGTGCTATGCGGGTTTTAAACAACAAACACTGGTTAGCAGATGTGTTAATGGGGGCCGGAATTGGCATTGGTGCAACCAAAGTCCTTTACATTAGTTATCCATGGATGCAGCAAACGGTTCGTCGGATGAAGCACAAATAA
- a CDS encoding PfkB family carbohydrate kinase, whose product MSLLTVGSVAFDALETPFGKTDKIIGGAATYITLSASYFTKENNLVAVVGGDFPQGMIGLLEEHGVNTEGLEIVQDGKTFFWSGRYHEDMNTRDTLETQLNVMEHFDPIIPESYQTTAYLMLGNTVPATQKLVIERMAKRPKLIMLDTMNLWMNIMLDDLKEVIGMVDVLTINDEEARQLSGEYSLRKAAVKIMAMGPKTLIIKKGEHGALLFQEEKIFYAPALPLEEVFDPTGAGDSFAGGFIGYLASTDDISFENMKRAIIYGSAMASFCVEKFGTERLVNLTQEEIDDRVQQFVNLSSFEIQ is encoded by the coding sequence ATGAGTTTATTAACAGTAGGGTCTGTCGCGTTTGATGCTCTTGAAACCCCATTCGGAAAAACAGACAAAATAATAGGAGGCGCCGCCACTTACATTACTTTATCGGCTTCTTATTTTACAAAAGAAAATAATCTGGTTGCAGTTGTTGGCGGAGATTTTCCTCAGGGCATGATAGGTTTGCTGGAAGAACATGGTGTGAATACGGAAGGCTTGGAGATTGTACAGGATGGGAAAACATTTTTCTGGTCGGGAAGGTATCATGAAGACATGAACACACGCGACACGCTGGAAACGCAGTTGAATGTTATGGAGCATTTTGATCCTATCATTCCTGAATCGTATCAGACCACAGCGTATCTGATGCTGGGCAATACGGTTCCTGCTACTCAAAAATTAGTAATTGAAAGAATGGCAAAACGTCCAAAACTAATCATGCTTGATACCATGAATCTTTGGATGAACATCATGCTGGACGATTTAAAAGAAGTGATCGGAATGGTAGATGTGCTGACAATCAACGATGAAGAAGCGCGTCAGCTTTCAGGCGAATATTCGTTGCGCAAAGCTGCTGTTAAAATTATGGCAATGGGGCCAAAAACGCTGATTATCAAAAAAGGAGAACATGGCGCACTGTTGTTCCAGGAAGAAAAAATCTTTTATGCACCAGCTTTACCATTAGAGGAGGTTTTTGATCCGACCGGAGCCGGTGATTCGTTTGCAGGAGGATTTATTGGTTATTTGGCCAGTACAGATGATATTTCTTTTGAAAACATGAAACGTGCCATTATTTACGGTTCTGCTATGGCTTCTTTTTGTGTTGAGAAATTCGGTACAGAACGCTTGGTAAATCTTACGCAGGAAGAAATTGATGATAGAGTACAGCAATTTGTAAATCTTTCCAGTTTTGAAATACAGTAA
- a CDS encoding DUF192 domain-containing protein has translation MRNRQSVFAYILLAVFLLGGVAYLLAPWLNKKSVSHETAIKSESPLSSPAFKKEGEVTFLSDGKIIRKIDVEIAENEMERNKGLMYRAYIPDSTGMLFIFQEARELGFWMKNTHIPLDIMYADENKKIISIQKNTKPFSEESLPSNGIAKYAVEVNAGFSDRNNIKPGDAISF, from the coding sequence ATGAGAAATCGTCAGTCGGTATTCGCTTATATTCTGCTGGCCGTATTCCTGTTGGGTGGCGTGGCTTATTTGCTGGCTCCCTGGCTGAATAAAAAATCAGTTTCTCATGAGACTGCGATCAAATCTGAATCACCGTTATCTTCGCCGGCTTTTAAAAAAGAAGGCGAAGTAACTTTTTTGAGTGATGGAAAAATAATCAGGAAAATAGATGTCGAAATAGCAGAAAATGAGATGGAACGCAACAAAGGCCTGATGTACCGTGCCTATATTCCTGATTCTACAGGAATGCTTTTCATCTTCCAGGAAGCCAGGGAATTGGGATTCTGGATGAAAAACACGCATATCCCGCTTGATATTATGTATGCTGATGAGAATAAAAAAATTATTTCCATTCAAAAAAACACAAAACCTTTTTCTGAAGAAAGTCTTCCTTCCAATGGTATTGCCAAATATGCTGTGGAAGTGAATGCCGGTTTCAGCGATCGCAACAATATAAAACCAGGAGATGCAATTTCATTTTAA
- a CDS encoding DNA-3-methyladenine glycosylase I, with translation MSYCNYIQNNISEQTDYLLNKHYHDHQYGFSIESDDELFGRLILEINQAGLSWTLMLRKQAGFRIAYHDFSIEKIAAYSEADRERLLQDPGIIRNRLKINAAIVNAQKILELQKEYGSFKAWLEAHIHLTKEEWIKLFKKTFKFTGGEIVNEFLMSTGYLPGAHTEDCPVYQNYLKA, from the coding sequence ATGTCCTATTGCAATTATATTCAAAATAATATTTCCGAGCAGACTGACTATTTGCTTAACAAACATTATCACGATCATCAGTATGGTTTTTCAATTGAAAGTGATGATGAGTTGTTTGGCAGATTGATATTGGAAATTAATCAGGCCGGCCTTAGCTGGACATTAATGTTACGCAAGCAGGCAGGATTCCGAATCGCATACCATGATTTTTCTATTGAAAAAATTGCAGCTTATAGTGAGGCTGACCGCGAAAGATTATTACAGGATCCGGGAATTATAAGAAACAGGCTGAAAATAAATGCCGCAATTGTAAACGCACAGAAAATTCTTGAATTGCAAAAAGAATACGGGTCATTTAAAGCCTGGCTGGAAGCGCATATTCATTTAACCAAAGAGGAGTGGATAAAACTTTTTAAGAAAACTTTTAAATTTACCGGCGGAGAAATCGTCAATGAGTTTTTGATGAGCACCGGATATTTGCCCGGAGCACATACCGAAGATTGTCCGGTGTATCAGAATTATCTTAAAGCTTAG
- a CDS encoding GyrI-like domain-containing protein, which produces MKINTIHPMHVLCFETETNFRDIFQYVRFVAHRLYKEAVKNDVEITGPVYWIYEGADGQPDTTFKLTIALPVYYKEYELAGSEFKLKTLDSFSCVSRQHPGDWNKLGETYGQMITEIQADNFPMSGQNREIYLNMDFENPVRNITEVQIGVVQK; this is translated from the coding sequence ATGAAAATCAATACAATTCATCCCATGCATGTGCTTTGTTTCGAAACAGAAACAAATTTCCGGGATATTTTTCAGTACGTCCGTTTTGTTGCCCACCGTCTTTACAAAGAGGCAGTAAAAAATGACGTGGAAATTACCGGCCCGGTTTACTGGATTTATGAAGGTGCAGACGGACAGCCAGATACAACTTTTAAACTTACCATTGCTCTGCCGGTTTATTACAAAGAATACGAACTGGCTGGCTCTGAATTTAAGTTGAAAACTTTGGATTCTTTTAGTTGTGTCAGCCGGCAGCATCCCGGAGACTGGAATAAATTAGGTGAAACGTATGGCCAAATGATTACTGAAATTCAGGCAGACAACTTTCCAATGAGTGGACAGAACCGGGAAATTTATTTAAATATGGATTTTGAAAATCCGGTAAGAAATATCACAGAAGTTCAGATTGGAGTCGTTCAGAAATAG
- a CDS encoding M28 family peptidase translates to MQFHFKRSFAQKLFLVFIAVTALDSCKTKTDQETTNADAAIKLVNSPAFNADSAFLFVKKQVDFGPRVPNTTAHKLCGDYLVNMLKKYGLEVTEQDFIATTYDGKKLNARNIIGSFNPKAPKRILLTSHWDSRPFADQDSLEKTKPVPAANDGASGVGILLEIARTLASSDKKPDLGVDIIFFDAEDWGNSDKATDKFSGYCLGSQHWAANKHIPNYTAYFGVLLDMAGAKGATFPKEGYSVQMAESVVKEIWDIAGRLGYGNYFIDQRGSAITDDHVPVNETAKIPMVDIIHTIPNNLSQTFFKEWHTTHDTMDNIDPKTLKAVGQTLVQVLFQEAAAETIQ, encoded by the coding sequence ATGCAATTTCATTTTAAAAGATCCTTTGCCCAAAAATTATTCCTGGTATTTATTGCTGTAACAGCATTGGATAGCTGTAAAACCAAAACAGATCAGGAAACAACAAATGCTGATGCAGCAATCAAATTAGTAAACAGCCCGGCGTTCAATGCGGATTCTGCATTTCTGTTTGTAAAAAAACAAGTTGATTTCGGCCCAAGAGTACCAAATACCACTGCGCATAAATTATGTGGGGATTATCTGGTGAACATGCTTAAAAAATATGGCCTGGAAGTTACCGAGCAGGATTTCATTGCAACTACTTATGATGGCAAAAAACTGAACGCCAGAAATATAATTGGTAGTTTTAATCCAAAAGCGCCTAAAAGAATTTTGCTGACTTCCCACTGGGATTCCCGCCCGTTTGCAGACCAGGATTCGCTTGAAAAAACAAAACCGGTACCGGCCGCAAATGATGGTGCCAGCGGCGTTGGAATTTTACTTGAAATTGCCAGAACACTTGCCAGCTCGGACAAGAAACCCGATTTAGGCGTGGATATTATCTTTTTCGACGCCGAAGACTGGGGCAATTCTGATAAAGCTACTGACAAATTCAGTGGATATTGTCTGGGTTCGCAACATTGGGCTGCGAACAAACATATACCTAACTACACGGCTTATTTTGGCGTATTGCTGGACATGGCAGGAGCGAAGGGCGCAACATTTCCAAAAGAAGGGTATTCGGTTCAAATGGCAGAAAGTGTGGTGAAAGAAATCTGGGATATTGCCGGTCGGCTAGGCTATGGTAATTATTTTATTGATCAGAGAGGTTCTGCTATTACCGACGACCACGTTCCGGTCAATGAAACGGCCAAAATACCAATGGTTGACATTATTCACACCATCCCAAATAATTTGAGCCAGACATTTTTTAAAGAATGGCATACCACGCATGATACAATGGATAATATTGATCCTAAAACTTTAAAAGCTGTCGGGCAGACATTGGTTCAGGTTTTGTTTCAGGAAGCAGCTGCGGAAACGATTCAGTAA
- a CDS encoding glycerophosphodiester phosphodiesterase family protein, with protein sequence MNFELLPMRQFVTAFILVGVVYFGFITKSLSQTLPESKHTLVVIAHRGNHVNVPENTLASYKLAIVAGADYVEVDLRTTKDGHLIVLHDSKVDRITNGQGKISEMTLEEVKKLKVFNQNWKTHKIPEFREVLQTCKGKINIYLDFKEADVAQTWKQIEAAGMQHHVVVYLNKKEQYAEWKKIAPHVPLMTSLPEEMNNEEGLELFLKEMKISVLDNLSDPKLVKLANQLGVSVWLDVQDPKEGAVSWNAALKKGVNGLQTDKPAELVEYLK encoded by the coding sequence ATGAATTTCGAACTTCTTCCGATGCGTCAATTTGTAACAGCATTTATACTGGTCGGTGTGGTTTATTTTGGTTTTATTACAAAATCACTTAGCCAGACCTTGCCTGAATCAAAACATACGTTGGTTGTAATAGCACACCGGGGAAATCATGTCAATGTTCCTGAAAATACGCTGGCTTCGTATAAATTAGCAATTGTGGCAGGTGCAGATTATGTGGAAGTGGATTTGCGTACAACCAAAGATGGGCATTTGATTGTGCTGCACGATTCAAAAGTAGACAGGATAACTAACGGACAAGGGAAAATTAGTGAGATGACGCTGGAAGAAGTGAAAAAACTTAAGGTTTTTAACCAGAACTGGAAAACGCATAAGATTCCGGAATTTCGGGAAGTACTTCAAACGTGCAAAGGGAAAATTAATATTTATCTTGATTTTAAAGAAGCTGATGTAGCACAAACCTGGAAACAAATTGAAGCAGCAGGTATGCAACATCATGTTGTTGTGTATCTCAATAAAAAAGAACAGTATGCAGAATGGAAGAAAATCGCACCTCATGTTCCATTAATGACCAGTTTACCAGAAGAAATGAACAATGAGGAAGGACTGGAATTATTTTTAAAAGAAATGAAAATAAGTGTACTGGATAATTTATCTGATCCGAAGCTTGTGAAATTGGCTAATCAGCTTGGCGTATCTGTTTGGCTGGATGTCCAGGATCCAAAAGAAGGTGCTGTCTCCTGGAATGCTGCTTTGAAAAAGGGCGTAAATGGATTGCAGACAGACAAACCGGCAGAATTGGTGGAATATTTAAAGTAA
- the kdsA gene encoding 3-deoxy-8-phosphooctulonate synthase — MIHIPKLKNTDSPLFFLMAGPCAIEGRDMALRIAEHIVTITDRMRIPYIFKGSYRKANRTKVDSFTGIGDEKALKILKEISDTFGIPVVTDIHESHEAALAAEYVDVLQIPAFLCRQTELLAAAARTGKAVNVKKGQFLSGASMKFAVEKVNEVNPECQVLLTDRGNSFGYGDLIVDYRNLPEMSSFGVPVIMDCTHSLQQPNQSSGVTGGKPKLIETIAKAAIAVGADGLFIETHFNPSEAKSDGANMLPLDQLEKLLERLVRVREAIL, encoded by the coding sequence ATGATTCACATCCCCAAATTAAAAAATACAGATTCCCCTCTTTTTTTTCTGATGGCCGGTCCATGCGCCATAGAAGGGAGAGATATGGCACTGCGAATTGCCGAGCATATTGTTACGATTACAGACCGTATGCGAATCCCTTATATTTTTAAAGGGTCGTACAGGAAAGCAAACCGGACCAAGGTTGATTCATTTACCGGAATTGGTGATGAAAAGGCTTTAAAAATATTAAAAGAAATCAGTGACACTTTCGGCATTCCGGTTGTAACTGATATTCATGAATCGCACGAAGCTGCATTGGCGGCTGAATATGTTGATGTTTTGCAAATTCCGGCTTTCTTGTGCCGCCAAACCGAATTACTGGCAGCAGCAGCACGAACCGGAAAAGCCGTAAATGTAAAAAAAGGCCAGTTTCTTTCAGGGGCATCAATGAAATTTGCTGTTGAAAAAGTAAATGAAGTCAATCCTGAATGCCAGGTTTTACTGACTGACCGTGGTAATAGTTTTGGTTATGGCGATCTTATTGTCGATTATCGTAATCTTCCTGAAATGAGCTCTTTCGGCGTACCTGTTATTATGGATTGTACACATTCATTACAGCAGCCTAACCAAAGTTCAGGTGTTACAGGAGGCAAACCTAAATTAATTGAAACCATAGCAAAAGCAGCCATTGCTGTAGGAGCGGACGGGCTCTTTATCGAAACACATTTTAATCCTTCCGAAGCTAAATCGGATGGGGCAAATATGCTTCCTCTGGATCAGCTGGAAAAACTTTTAGAAAGACTTGTTCGTGTTAGAGAAGCAATATTATGA